The following coding sequences are from one Neurospora crassa OR74A linkage group I, whole genome shotgun sequence window:
- a CDS encoding G1/S-specific cyclin Cln1, with translation MVTSRHNDETFFVESDDQPAPRVNVRDAAKLIARNKQEMIANNLSRLACDEYLEDIMQHIRHMEDETLPDANLIDMQREIQWFMRPYLIDFLIEAHAAFSLLPETLFLTVNLLDRYCSKRVVYKQHYQLVGCAALLIAAKYGDKKDRVPQINELNNMCCGLYDAGMFTQMEMHVLNTLDWNIGHPTVDFFTQLIVAEERDSRDVEHMAAYICEIALYHRDFVSTKPSIMARVSLVLARAILGKPEVNDGEWDQVENATLLALSQHLHQPSVTLSRKYSSAYLSKVSGKLADFLAQQAAINRRGGAPPSSPGELTPNSSKASNVYSTPHKGLGAVPGAADGYMTPPITPDAASFAQNGTMMKEYPAPRCPVTPTPQPNSHSQSYPPAAQHQTSASSTSSSTKAPSYFETAPSSQVTY, from the exons ATGGTTACCTCACGTCACAACGACGAGACCTTCTTCGTCGAGTCCGATGACCAGCCCGCGCCAAGGGTAAACGTTCGGGATGCTGCCAAGCTCATCGCTCGGAACAAGCAGGAAATGATCGCCAACAATCTTTCACGACTTGCTTGCGATGAGTATCTTGAGGATATCATGCAGCATATCCGTCACATGGAG GATGAGACATTACCCGATGCTAACCTCATCGATATGCAACGCGAGATTCAATGGTTCATGCGCCCGTACCTTATCGACTTTCTTATCGAGGCTCACGCTGCCTTCTCGCTCCTCCCCGAaaccctcttcctcaccgTCAACCTTCTTGATCGGTACTGCTCCAAGCGTGTTGTGTACAAGCAGCATTACCAGCTCGTCGGTTGCGCCGCCCTCCTGATTGCCGCCAAGTATGGAGATAAGAAGGACAGAGTTCCCCAGATCAACGAGCTCAACAACATGTGCTGTGGGCTTTACGATGCCGGCATGTTTACGCAAATGGAAATGCACGTTCTCAACACTCTCGACTGGAACATTGGACACCCGACCGTCGACTTTTTCACCCAGTTGATCGTGGCCGAGGAAAGGGACAGCAGGGATGTCGAACACATGGCGGCATACATTTGCGAGATTGCCTTGTACCACAGGGATTTCGTTTCCACCAAACCATCCATCATGGCACGGGTTTCTTTGGTCTTGGCGAGGGCTATTTTGGGCAAGCCCGAGGTTAATGATGGCGAATGGGACCAGGTCGAGAACGCCACGCTCTTGGCTCTTTCACAGCATCTCCACCAGCCTTCCGTCACGCTTTCCAGAAAGTATTCCAGCGCATACCTCTCCAAAGTGTCTGGCAAGCTCGCCGACTTCCTCGCTCAGCAGGCCGCTATCAACCGTCGTGGCGGTGCCCCGCCTTCCTCTCCGGGCGAGCTGACCCCCAACTCTAGCAAGGCGTCCAATGTCTACAGCACTCCCCACAAGGGCCTGGGAGCCGTTCctggtgctgctgatggATACATGACCCCTCCGATCACCCCCGACGCTGCCAGCTTCGCACAGAACGGCACGATGATGAAGGAATATCCTGCTCCGCGTTGTCCGGTGACCCCGACACCGCAGCCGAACTCGCACAGCCAATCATACCCACCAGCAGCACAACATCAGActtcagcatcatcaacatcatcatcaacaaaggCGCCCTCGTACTTTGAGACCGCGCCGTCGTCTCAAGTTACTTACTGA
- a CDS encoding ubiquitin-conjugating enzyme E2 13: protein MALPKRIVKETERLMAEPVPGISAVPHEDNLRYFDVEIHGPSQSPYEGGVFKLELFLPDDYPMTPPKIRFLTKIYHPNVDKLGRICLDVLKNNWSPALQIRTILLSIQALLGAPNPDDPLAPDVAKTWKENPSVAVATAREWTQQYALPSQ, encoded by the exons ATGGCGCTTCCGAAGCGGATTGTCAAAGAGACCGAAAGGCTGATGGCGGAGCC TGTCCCGGGTATTAGTGCTGTTCCCCACGAAGACAACCTTCGCTATTTCGACGTCGAGATCCACGGCCCTTCGCAATCGCCATATGAGG GTGGTGTCTTCAAGCTCGAACTCTTCCTTCCCGATGACTATCCCATGACCCCTCCCAAGATCCGCTTCCTTACCAAGATCTACCACCCCAACGTCGACAAGCTGGGTCGCATCTGCCTCGACGTCCTCAAGA ACAACTGGTCCCCCGCCCTCCAAATCCGcaccatcctcctctccatccaAGCCCTCCTAGGCGCCCCCAACCCCGACGACCCGCTCGCCCCCGACGTGGCCAAGACCTGGAAGGAGAACCCCAGCGTTGCCGTCGCCACCGCCCGGGAATGGACACAGCAGTACGCCTTGCCATCCCAGTAG